A genomic region of Dermacentor andersoni chromosome 9, qqDerAnde1_hic_scaffold, whole genome shotgun sequence contains the following coding sequences:
- the LOC129380193 gene encoding uncharacterized protein: MPKHGRGRVHSFRGHVVAGVNRRPTRFVDEVPPSRVCGLCRMIPKRMVLLPCWHALCQSCHAASLEGDVGQCPLDRKAFEEGECGCCEFPTRKANAVKVYCWNEAHGCEYTGTVDRMLEHYENECTFHTVDCSRCGEGVQHKDLPTHYAAGCSAGVSTAIAESSQPTAVTLEDVNAALEDVKAMLGCLNHDQLLPVIQSQLNELKEEVRNQEARFTRELGACEQNLKAEMEQITVTISSTVSHKRTSQQNSLEEASTSRSLSFSSEQEDEIRPKCEHLVHLEHSRQTSPKPDSRRVVARLETLKDGVRHLNSALSTPEWIEKNVGASHVLILENCEEIIQLQGTNEKLTEMTVRYMNDTYFTIAAWKYGFPAAPTLIVEIEFNGTLVDSNCWPPVWSMHAVHPEKSPPFLLAPVAQHCSCERDNPSRLHLHVKFHMDVASLKNGGYFRDGKIKFLISLSPSNSGSKIAGAP, translated from the exons ATGCCGAAACACGGACGAGGACGGGTGCACAGTTTTCGCGGCCACGTCGTCGCCGGCGTCAACAGGCGACCGACGCGGTTCGTCGACGAGGTTCCCCCTTCACGTGTGTGCGGCCTCTGCCGCATGATACCGAAGCGGATGGTGCTGTTGCCGTGCTGGCACGCTCTGTGCCAATCTTGTCACGCAGCCAGTCTCGAAGGGGACGTTGGCCAGTGTCCGTTGGATCGAAAGGCATTCGAAGAAGGGGAATGCGGGTGTTGTGAATTCCCTACCAGAAAAGCGAACGCCGTGAAG GTGTACTGCTGGAACGAAGCACACGGCTGCGAGTACACGGGCACCGTGGACCGCATGCTGGAGCACTACGAGAACGAATGCACGTTTCACACCGTGGACTGTTCGCGATGCGGCGAGGGAGTCCAGCACAAAGACCTGCCAACGCACTACGCGGCCGGATGCAGTGCCGGTGTTTCTACTGCGATCGCAGAGTCCTCGCAACCTACAGCAGTGACACTCGAAGACGTGAACGCTGCCCTTGAAGACGTGAAGGCGATGCTGGGATGCCTCAACCACGACCAGCTGCTGCCAGTGATTCAGAGTCAGTTGAATGAGCTTAAAGAAGAAGTCAGAAACCAGGAAGCAAGGTTCACTCGGGAGCTCGGAGCGTGCGAGCAGAATTTAAAGGCCGAGATGGAACAAATCACCGTCACGATTTCCTCGACCGTGTCGCACAAGCGGACGTCTCAGCAAAATTCATTGGAAGAAGCCAGCACGTCGAGGTCGCTGTCGTTCAGCTCGGAACAAGAAGATGAGATACGTCCAAAGTGTGAACACTTAGTCCACCTGGAACACTCGCGGCAAACTTCCCCGAAGCCTGATTCCAGGCGTGTCGTTGCCCGTTTGGAGACTTTGAAAGATGGCGTTCGGCATTTGAACAGTGCGCTGTCGACACCCGAGTGGATTGAAAAAAATGTGGGGGCGAGTCATGTGCTGATCCTGGAAAACTGTGAGGAAATCATTCAGTTGCAGGGAACGAATGAAAAGTTGACCGAGATGACGGTGCGGTACATGAACGACACGTACTTTACCATTGCCGCTTGGAAGTACGGCTTTCCTGCAGCACCTACCCTCATTGTGGAGATCGAGTTTAACGGGACGCTGGTGGACTCAAATTGTTGGCCGCCTGTCTGGAGCATGCACGCGGTGCACCCAGAAAAATCCCCTCCATTTCTGCTGGCTCCCGTTGCCCAGCATTGTTCCTGCGAGCGCGACAATCCCTCACGGCTACACTTGCACGTCAAATTTCATATGGACGTTGCCTCGCTGAAGAATGGCGGCTACTTCCGAGACGGAAAAATAAAGTTCCTTATCTCGCTCAGCCCTTCAAATTCGGGCAGTAAGATCGCAGGGGCACCCTAA
- the LOC126527604 gene encoding uncharacterized protein, translating into MPDHGRGRVHRFRDHVVSGVNWRPTRFLDDVPSSRVCSLCRMIPKRTVLLPCGHALCQSCHAASLAAGVGRCPLDQEPFEEAECVGYEFPARKANAVRVYCWNEAHGCEYTGTMDRMLEHYENECTFHTVDCLRCGEGVQHKDLPTHYAAGCPARVPSAITESSEHTALTLPAVNAALEDVKVRLACLNHDQLLPVIQSQLNELTEQARNQEARLAGITRELGLQHQRTSQQTLGEEDSTPTSLSLRSEKALILRKLEHIADLEHLWQTSPKPDSSRVIAHCETLYNDVRHLISALPTTATRIREIGSVVYVLTLENCDKMIRSQTEARKFAEITVWHMRDAYFTLAVWRSLDFLHLKIEFSGMLVDSKCLPPIWSVSLVDHEGLNGRLLTSRVTPCSCRRSLDSMVHFHLEFSTDIAVRKYSDFIRGGKIKFHILLNNTEMDGGITGLPERSSSQNVYCTAESLPLAKCVR; encoded by the exons ATGCCGGATCACGGACGAGGACGGGTGCACCGTTTTCGCGACCACGTCGTCTCCGGCGTCAACTGGCGACCGACGCGGTTCCTCGACGATGTTCCCAGTTCACGTGTGTGCAGCCTCTGTCGCATGATCCCAAAACGGACGGTGCTGTTGCCGTGCGGTCACGCTCTGTGCCAATCTTGCCACGCAGCCAGTCTCGCAGCGGGCGTTGGGCGGTGTCCGTTAGATCAAGAGCCATTTGAAGAAGCGGAGTGCGTCGGTTATGAATTCCCTGCCAGGAAAGCAAACGCCGtgagg GTGTACTGCTGGAACGAAGCTCACGGCTGCGAGTACACGGGCACCATGGACCGCATGCTGGAGCACTACGAGAACGAGTGCACATTTCACACCGTGGACTGTTTGCGATGCGGCGAGGGAGTCCAGCACAAAGACCTGCCAACGCACTACGCGGCCGGATGCCCTGCCCGTGTTCCTTCCGCGATCACAGAGTCCTCGGAGCATACAGCACTGACCCTTCCAGCCGTGAACGCCGCCCTTGAAGACGTGAAGGTGAGGTTGGCATGTCTCAACCACGACCAGCTGCTGCCAGTGATTCAGAGTCAGTTGAATGAGCTTACAGAACAAGCCAGGAACCAGGAAGCCAGGTTAGCTGGGATCACTCGCGAGCTCGGGTTGCAGCACCAGCGGACGTCTCAGCAAACTCTGGGGGAGGAAGACAGCACGCCGACGTCGCTGTCGTTGCGCTCGGAAAAGGCGCTGATACTTCGAAAGTTGGAACACATAGCCGACCTGGAACACTTGTGGCAAACTTCCCCGAAACCTGATTCCAGCCGTGTCATTGCTCACTGTGAGACCTTGTACAATGACGTTCGGCATTTGATCAGTGCGCTGCCAACGACAGCCACACGGATTAGGGAAATTGGGAGCGTGGTTTATGTCCTAACCCTGGAAAACTGTGACAAAATGATTCGGTCGCAGACAGAGGCGAGAAAGTTTGCCGAGATTACGGTGTGGCACATGAGGGACGCGTACTTTACGCTTGCCGTCTGGAGGAGTCTTGACTTTCTACACCTGAAGATCGAGTTTAGCGGGATGCTGGTGGACTCCAAGTGTTTGCCGCCTATTTGGAGCGTGAGCTTGGTGGATCACGAAGGACTCAACGGACGTTTGCTGACTTCCAGGGTCACGCCTTGTTCCTGCAGGCGCTCTCTTGACTCGATGGTACACTTTCACCTCGAATTTAGTACAGACATTGCAGTCCGGAAATATTCAGATTTCATCCGAGGCGGAAAGATAAAGTTCCATATCTTGCTCAACAATACAGAAATGGATGGTGGGATCACAGGACTACCCGAACGTTCGTCATCGCAGAATGTGTACTGCACTGCAGAATCATTGCCACTTGCAAAGTGTGTAAGATGA